From a region of the Tenggerimyces flavus genome:
- a CDS encoding glycoside hydrolase family 3 N-terminal domain-containing protein — protein sequence MRRTWIFLAVFAIFGSFFVSSTAAAEPSATLDDFEGEVPFGNPEGIFTFGADGNDHPTLTVESRAREGVPDNHALRVDYHADAGGWGGVVHNLTYDTNPQDWSGFAGIRFWWYGHNAAPQPPGSGPTIWFEIKDGGAHAEASELWNTSFTDDFSGWTLIELPFSRFQYRTDFQPVGGINHELDLTAMWGFAFTPPAGRVGTFSLDDIAVYGVAVPPPPASVDTLKPVYSVREGKSVDVGVRLTTRTGQPLEQPVTIAYASSPGTATPGTDYTAVNGSLTFPAGTATGAVQTFRVRTTSDRKAEVAETVNLTLSGENVGISSDQPTIVIDAHGLPYLDEDLPIRKRVDDLLGRMTLAEKIGQMTQAERGALDAQDDIASWALGSLLSGGGSVPNPNTPAAWADMVDGFQLRARQTPLQIPLLYGVDAVHGHNNVVGATIFPHNVGLGATRDPSLVKAIGRATAKETRATGATWTFAPCLCVSRDERWGRAYEAFGESPSLVESMGTIVDGLQGNDLSKPTSVLATAKHWVGDGGTTYGSSTTGSYTTDQGITEVTTKDLWRLHIAPYLDALDRGVGTVMPSYSSVDLLDDPAGPVKMHAHRALITDVLKKKLRFDGFVISDWQGIDQIPGDYASDVVTAVNAGIDMVMVPHEYQRFSELLLAGVTSGQVSEARIDDAARRILRQKFRLGLFEKPFVDRTYLSSVGSASHRALARSAVAESQTLLKNASRTLPLKKSGSIYVAGSNADDIGNQSGGWTISWQGSSGATTPGTSILAGIRSVAPSAAVTYSRDASAPLEGHDVGVVVVGETPYAEGIGDIGNGRADLSLSAADRAAIDKVCAAMTCVVVVVSGRPMLVTDQLPQIDALVAAWLPGTEGAGVADTLFGNVAYTGRLPVTWPKTMAQLPINVGDKVYDPLFPYGFGLRTHVRR from the coding sequence ATGCGTCGTACCTGGATCTTCCTTGCTGTGTTCGCGATCTTCGGCTCGTTCTTCGTGAGTTCGACCGCCGCCGCGGAACCGAGTGCAACTCTTGACGACTTCGAGGGCGAGGTCCCGTTCGGCAATCCGGAGGGGATCTTCACGTTCGGCGCGGATGGGAACGACCATCCCACGTTGACGGTCGAGTCGCGGGCGCGCGAAGGCGTTCCGGACAACCACGCCCTGCGTGTCGACTATCACGCCGACGCCGGGGGATGGGGCGGCGTCGTGCACAACTTGACGTACGACACGAACCCGCAGGACTGGAGCGGTTTCGCGGGCATCCGGTTCTGGTGGTACGGGCACAACGCGGCGCCACAGCCGCCCGGTTCGGGACCGACGATCTGGTTCGAGATCAAGGACGGCGGCGCGCACGCCGAGGCGTCGGAGCTGTGGAACACCTCGTTCACCGACGACTTCTCCGGCTGGACGCTGATCGAGCTCCCGTTCTCGCGCTTCCAGTACCGAACCGACTTCCAACCGGTCGGCGGCATCAACCACGAGCTCGATCTGACCGCGATGTGGGGCTTCGCGTTCACGCCTCCCGCCGGGCGGGTCGGCACGTTCTCCCTCGACGACATCGCGGTGTACGGCGTCGCGGTGCCGCCGCCTCCGGCGTCGGTGGACACGCTGAAGCCGGTCTACTCGGTGCGCGAGGGCAAGTCCGTGGACGTCGGCGTCCGCCTGACGACGCGCACTGGCCAGCCGCTCGAGCAGCCGGTGACGATCGCGTACGCATCCTCGCCCGGGACGGCCACGCCCGGCACGGACTACACCGCTGTCAATGGATCGTTGACGTTCCCTGCCGGCACTGCCACGGGAGCTGTCCAGACGTTCCGGGTGCGGACGACGTCCGACCGCAAGGCCGAGGTCGCGGAGACCGTCAACCTCACCTTGTCGGGCGAGAACGTGGGGATTTCCAGCGACCAGCCGACGATCGTCATCGACGCGCACGGGCTGCCGTACCTCGACGAGGACCTGCCGATCCGCAAGCGGGTCGACGATCTGCTCGGCCGGATGACGCTGGCCGAGAAGATCGGGCAGATGACCCAGGCCGAGCGCGGCGCGCTCGACGCGCAGGACGACATCGCCTCGTGGGCGTTGGGATCGCTGCTGTCGGGCGGCGGGTCCGTGCCGAACCCGAACACGCCGGCGGCGTGGGCCGACATGGTCGACGGCTTCCAGTTGCGGGCACGGCAAACGCCGCTGCAGATCCCGTTGCTGTACGGCGTCGACGCCGTGCACGGACACAACAACGTCGTCGGCGCGACGATCTTCCCGCACAACGTCGGGCTGGGCGCGACGCGCGATCCCTCGCTGGTGAAGGCGATTGGTCGCGCGACGGCCAAGGAGACGCGCGCGACTGGGGCGACCTGGACGTTCGCGCCGTGCCTGTGCGTGTCGCGCGACGAACGGTGGGGCCGCGCGTACGAGGCGTTCGGCGAATCTCCTTCCCTGGTGGAGTCCATGGGCACGATCGTGGATGGGCTGCAGGGCAACGACCTGTCGAAGCCCACGAGCGTGCTCGCGACCGCGAAGCACTGGGTGGGCGATGGCGGGACGACGTACGGCTCGTCGACGACCGGCTCGTACACGACCGACCAGGGCATCACCGAGGTGACGACGAAGGACCTGTGGCGGTTGCACATCGCGCCGTACCTCGACGCGCTCGACCGCGGCGTCGGAACGGTGATGCCGTCGTACTCGTCGGTCGACCTGCTCGACGACCCGGCCGGTCCGGTCAAGATGCACGCGCACCGGGCGCTGATCACCGATGTCCTGAAGAAGAAACTCCGCTTCGACGGGTTCGTGATCTCGGACTGGCAGGGGATCGACCAGATCCCCGGCGACTACGCGAGCGATGTCGTGACCGCGGTGAACGCGGGGATCGACATGGTGATGGTGCCGCACGAGTACCAGCGCTTCTCCGAGCTGCTGCTCGCCGGCGTGACGTCGGGGCAGGTCTCCGAGGCGCGGATCGACGATGCCGCGCGGCGGATCCTGCGGCAGAAGTTCCGGCTGGGGTTGTTCGAGAAGCCGTTCGTGGACCGGACCTACCTGTCGTCGGTGGGCTCCGCTTCGCACCGCGCGTTGGCCCGTTCTGCTGTGGCGGAGTCCCAGACGCTGTTGAAGAACGCCTCGCGGACGCTGCCGTTGAAGAAGTCCGGCTCGATCTACGTGGCTGGCAGCAACGCGGACGACATCGGGAACCAGTCCGGCGGGTGGACGATCTCCTGGCAGGGTTCCAGCGGCGCGACGACGCCGGGGACGAGCATCCTGGCGGGCATCCGTTCGGTCGCGCCGTCCGCCGCGGTGACGTACAGCCGGGACGCCTCGGCTCCGCTGGAGGGCCACGACGTCGGCGTCGTGGTGGTGGGCGAGACCCCGTACGCGGAGGGCATCGGCGACATCGGCAACGGCCGCGCCGACCTCTCGCTGTCGGCCGCCGATCGCGCCGCGATCGACAAGGTCTGCGCCGCGATGACCTGCGTGGTGGTCGTGGTCTCCGGCCGGCCCATGCTGGTGACCGACCAGCTGCCTCAGATCGACGCGTTGGTCGCCGCCTGGCTGCCCGGCACCGAAGGCGCTGGCGTCGCCGACACCCTGTTCGGCAACGTGGCATACACCGGCCGGCTGCCGGTGACGTGGCCGAAGACGATGGCCCAGCTCCCCATCAACGTCGGCGACAAGGTCTACGACCCCCTGTTCCCGTACGGCTTCGGCCTCCGCACCCACGTCCGGCGCTGA
- a CDS encoding TetR/AcrR family transcriptional regulator, which produces MARLKEFDPDVVLQRALDLFWRRGYEATSMADLVEHLGIGRASIYATYGSKHELYLKALERYGRTTGLSSAEVLARPGPVLPAVRELLLSYADRPADGPKGCMITNAAVELMASDDEVCKRVETSWDKLEHALTGAMMRARAQGEVGADRDPEVLARFLLVVMQGLRVLGRGEPDPDRVRDAVDQALGTLQ; this is translated from the coding sequence GTGGCAAGGCTGAAGGAGTTCGACCCCGACGTTGTGCTGCAGCGCGCGCTGGACCTGTTCTGGCGGCGCGGGTACGAGGCGACGTCGATGGCCGATCTCGTCGAGCACCTCGGCATCGGCCGGGCGAGCATCTATGCCACGTATGGGAGTAAGCACGAGCTCTATCTGAAGGCGCTGGAGCGCTACGGGCGGACGACTGGGCTGTCGTCGGCCGAGGTGCTCGCGCGGCCCGGCCCCGTGCTGCCCGCCGTGCGTGAGCTCCTGCTCTCGTACGCCGATCGTCCTGCGGATGGGCCGAAGGGCTGCATGATCACGAATGCGGCCGTCGAGCTGATGGCCAGCGACGACGAGGTCTGCAAGCGCGTCGAGACCAGCTGGGACAAGCTCGAGCACGCGCTCACGGGCGCGATGATGCGGGCACGCGCGCAGGGTGAGGTCGGAGCCGACAGGGATCCGGAGGTGCTGGCTCGGTTCCTGCTCGTCGTCATGCAGGGCCTGCGCGTCCTCGGTCGCGGCGAACCCGACCCTGATCGCGTCCGCGACGCCGTCGACCAGGCCCTCGGCACGCTCCAGTAG
- a CDS encoding MFS transporter: MRKILLGTTQVLLIAAITLPLLGVPAIQREFGSSQGDVALMIAAYGLAFGGLLLAGGRLADLGGRRTFLAGLAIFAAGSLAAALAPSFALLLAARFGQGIGAALVAPAAMVLLRQLTPDPARRAKALAAWGVLSGIGATFGNLLSGVVLTWGSWRVAFLAPAVIAAAAALAGWRLFEPTTARPARRRIDALGALLATATMTLLSYGLLNNAYVAIGGAVVLGVGFVLVERRTADPVLPLGFLADRTRVGGLAAIFVTAASMGTMWFMTSLYLQQVKGLSPILTSLAFLPYVAVQLGTSTLVSRVVGRFGARRATPIGLGLAAVGMGLLSRIEPDSPYVGVFLAGLLVFVAGASLAFSGAMVAATSTASEQQAGLAGGVANLAMEAGPTVGLAFLVSLAASYAHQTAGYAAAFGVAAIAFVLTAVGVAIALRQPHKKNEEKLHEYTVS, from the coding sequence ATGCGGAAGATCCTGCTGGGCACGACCCAGGTGCTGCTGATCGCCGCGATCACGCTCCCGTTGCTCGGCGTGCCCGCGATCCAGCGCGAGTTCGGCTCGTCCCAGGGCGACGTCGCGCTGATGATCGCGGCGTACGGGCTCGCGTTCGGCGGCCTGCTGCTCGCCGGCGGCCGGCTCGCCGACCTGGGCGGCAGGCGTACGTTCCTCGCCGGGCTCGCGATCTTCGCCGCCGGCTCCCTCGCGGCCGCGCTCGCCCCGAGCTTCGCGCTGCTGCTCGCCGCCAGGTTCGGCCAGGGCATCGGCGCCGCGCTCGTCGCTCCCGCCGCCATGGTGTTGCTTCGCCAGCTCACGCCCGACCCGGCCCGCCGGGCGAAAGCCCTTGCGGCATGGGGAGTTCTCTCCGGCATCGGCGCGACGTTCGGCAACCTGCTGTCCGGTGTGGTCCTGACCTGGGGCTCCTGGCGCGTCGCGTTCCTCGCTCCCGCCGTCATCGCCGCCGCCGCGGCGCTCGCCGGCTGGCGCTTGTTCGAGCCCACGACCGCCCGGCCCGCCCGCCGACGGATCGACGCGCTCGGCGCGCTGCTCGCGACCGCCACGATGACCCTGCTCAGCTACGGCCTGCTCAACAACGCATACGTCGCGATCGGCGGGGCGGTCGTGCTCGGAGTCGGCTTCGTGCTCGTCGAACGTCGTACCGCCGACCCCGTCCTCCCGCTCGGCTTCCTCGCCGACCGGACCCGCGTCGGCGGCCTCGCGGCGATCTTCGTGACCGCCGCGAGCATGGGCACGATGTGGTTCATGACCTCGCTGTATCTCCAGCAGGTCAAGGGACTCTCGCCGATCCTCACCTCGCTCGCGTTCCTCCCGTACGTCGCGGTGCAGCTCGGCACGAGCACGCTCGTCTCCCGCGTGGTCGGCCGGTTCGGCGCCCGACGCGCGACTCCGATCGGCCTCGGGCTCGCCGCCGTCGGCATGGGCCTGCTCAGCCGGATCGAGCCCGATTCCCCATACGTAGGCGTCTTCCTGGCCGGCCTGCTGGTCTTCGTCGCCGGAGCCAGCCTCGCGTTCTCCGGCGCGATGGTCGCGGCCACCTCGACCGCCTCCGAACAGCAGGCTGGTCTCGCCGGTGGTGTCGCGAACCTCGCGATGGAGGCTGGACCGACCGTCGGCCTCGCGTTCCTCGTCTCGCTCGCCGCCAGCTACGCCCACCAGACCGCCGGCTACGCCGCGGCCTTCGGCGTCGCCGCCATCGCGTTCGTCCTCACCGCAGTCGGCGTGGCCATCGCGCTTCGCCAACCCCACAAGAAGAATGAGGAGAAACTCCATGAGTACACGGTTTCCTGA
- a CDS encoding SDR family NAD(P)-dependent oxidoreductase: MSTRFPDKVVLVTGAGAGIGRATAVSFAREGAKVVVSGRRQEPLAETVKEVENAGGTATYVVADVSKEDDVTRTVKHAVDEYGRLDIAVNNAGVLAATGPVADIDVQDWDYLFDVNVKGVLLSMQQEIRQMKTQGGGVIVNLSSVLGPHIRVPGTGAYGASKAAVSALSRAAAREYIRDGIRINAVSPASADTTMSLRPGEDDAARAKRVEETSPLGRIGTLDEVSGTILWLASDEAGFAVGQDLVIDGGASA; the protein is encoded by the coding sequence ATGAGTACACGGTTTCCTGACAAGGTCGTTCTGGTCACCGGCGCGGGAGCGGGCATCGGCCGCGCCACGGCGGTCTCGTTCGCCCGGGAGGGCGCGAAGGTGGTCGTCTCCGGTCGCCGTCAAGAGCCGCTAGCCGAGACCGTAAAGGAGGTCGAGAACGCGGGCGGCACCGCGACCTATGTGGTGGCGGACGTGAGCAAGGAGGACGACGTCACGCGGACCGTCAAACACGCCGTCGACGAGTACGGCCGGCTCGACATCGCCGTCAACAACGCCGGCGTCCTCGCCGCCACTGGTCCGGTCGCCGACATCGATGTCCAGGACTGGGACTACCTCTTCGACGTCAACGTCAAGGGCGTGTTGCTCTCGATGCAGCAGGAGATCCGGCAGATGAAGACGCAGGGCGGCGGCGTGATCGTCAACCTGTCCTCGGTGTTGGGGCCGCACATCCGCGTACCCGGCACCGGAGCGTACGGCGCGTCGAAGGCCGCGGTGAGCGCGCTCAGCCGCGCCGCCGCGCGCGAGTACATCCGCGACGGCATCCGGATCAACGCGGTCAGCCCCGCGTCGGCGGACACCACGATGTCGCTGCGCCCCGGCGAGGACGATGCGGCGCGCGCCAAGCGGGTCGAGGAGACCTCGCCGCTCGGTCGCATCGGCACGCTCGACGAGGTGTCCGGAACGATCCTCTGGCTGGCGTCGGACGAGGCTGGCTTCGCCGTCGGGCAGGACCTCGTGATCGACGGCGGTGCCAGCGCCTAG
- a CDS encoding phosphocholine-specific phospholipase C, with protein MGTVDRRSFLAMMGAPAVAAAVPDLSRALAIPASDKHRSIKDVEHVIFLMQENRSFDHYFGTLRGVRGFADPHPVRLGTGKSVWHQPDGANELLPFRPEVPDLGQTFLPDPPHGWTDGHNGWNGGRHDQWVPNKGVTAMTYHTRDDIPYQYALADAFTICDNYFCSLLGPTDPNRYHMWSGWVGNDGKGGGPVVDNAELGYGWSTYPERLERNGVSWRVYQDSGIGLNAAGSWGWTNDPYIGNYGDNSLLYFNSYRSAEPGNPLADKAKVGTSIVNLDRDPEKLLTDFREDVKRGRLPKVSWVVAPEAYTEHPNWTPDFGAWYVSQVIDILASNPDVWGKMALFITFDEDGGFFDHLVPPTPPQTPAYGKSTAPTTNEIFPGSANYAAGPYGLGIRVPMIIVSPWTRGGWVNSQLFDHTSMIKFLEARFMGKNKDLFETNITPWRRAVVGDLTSAFDFREPNRSRFPRLPDTDDLKPTELERQPDEPPVPPADPELPRQERGVRPARALPYVLYADAKVSGDSVDLSFRSTGDAAGVFQVRSADPASQPRSYTVEPDKSLADTFAIGDRYDLTVHGPNGFFRQFKGSGSERLEVRATCDSRGTAVTLKVTNKGTRRVEVVVADQYSRRSAKLTLSPGESESERRSLAHTKGWYHLVVTIRGESGFQYGYAGHVENGKDSISDPRMGRLV; from the coding sequence GTGGGCACTGTCGACCGACGTTCGTTCCTGGCGATGATGGGTGCTCCGGCGGTCGCCGCCGCGGTCCCGGATCTCAGCCGGGCGCTGGCCATTCCGGCCAGCGACAAGCATCGTTCGATCAAGGACGTCGAGCATGTCATCTTCCTGATGCAGGAGAACCGCTCGTTCGACCACTATTTCGGCACGTTGCGTGGGGTACGCGGCTTCGCGGACCCGCACCCGGTGCGCCTGGGGACGGGCAAGAGCGTGTGGCACCAGCCGGACGGCGCGAACGAGCTGCTGCCGTTCCGGCCGGAGGTCCCGGACCTCGGCCAGACGTTCCTGCCTGACCCGCCGCACGGGTGGACCGACGGGCACAACGGGTGGAACGGCGGCCGGCACGACCAGTGGGTGCCCAACAAGGGCGTGACCGCGATGACGTACCACACGCGGGACGACATTCCGTACCAGTACGCCCTGGCCGACGCGTTCACGATCTGCGACAACTACTTCTGCTCGCTGCTCGGGCCGACGGACCCGAACCGCTACCACATGTGGAGCGGCTGGGTCGGCAACGACGGCAAGGGCGGCGGCCCGGTCGTCGACAACGCCGAGCTCGGCTACGGCTGGTCGACGTACCCCGAACGACTCGAGCGGAACGGCGTCTCCTGGCGGGTCTACCAGGACAGCGGCATCGGCCTGAACGCCGCGGGCTCCTGGGGTTGGACCAACGACCCGTACATCGGCAACTACGGCGACAACTCGCTGCTGTACTTCAACAGCTACCGCAGCGCCGAGCCGGGCAACCCGCTGGCGGACAAGGCCAAGGTCGGAACGTCGATCGTCAACCTGGACAGGGATCCGGAGAAGCTGCTCACCGACTTCCGCGAGGACGTGAAGCGCGGCCGGCTGCCGAAGGTGTCGTGGGTCGTCGCGCCGGAAGCGTACACCGAGCACCCGAACTGGACGCCGGACTTCGGCGCCTGGTACGTCTCGCAGGTCATCGACATCCTCGCGTCGAACCCCGACGTCTGGGGCAAGATGGCGCTGTTCATCACCTTCGACGAGGACGGCGGCTTCTTCGACCACCTGGTCCCGCCGACTCCGCCGCAGACGCCCGCGTACGGCAAGTCGACCGCACCGACCACGAACGAGATCTTCCCCGGCAGCGCGAACTACGCCGCCGGTCCGTACGGGCTGGGCATCCGGGTGCCGATGATCATCGTGTCGCCGTGGACCCGAGGCGGGTGGGTGAACTCGCAGCTCTTCGACCACACCTCGATGATCAAGTTCCTCGAGGCGCGGTTCATGGGGAAGAACAAGGACCTGTTCGAGACCAACATCACGCCCTGGCGGCGTGCGGTCGTCGGGGACCTGACCAGCGCTTTCGACTTCCGGGAACCGAACCGGTCGCGCTTCCCCCGGCTGCCCGACACCGACGACCTGAAGCCCACCGAGCTGGAGCGGCAGCCCGACGAGCCGCCGGTGCCGCCGGCCGACCCCGAACTGCCCCGGCAGGAGCGCGGGGTGCGCCCGGCGCGCGCTCTCCCGTACGTCCTGTACGCGGACGCCAAGGTGTCCGGCGACTCGGTGGATCTCTCCTTCCGCAGCACCGGCGACGCGGCCGGTGTCTTCCAGGTCCGGTCGGCCGACCCGGCGTCGCAGCCGCGGTCGTACACGGTCGAGCCGGACAAGTCCCTGGCCGACACCTTTGCCATCGGGGACCGCTACGACCTGACGGTGCATGGGCCGAACGGCTTCTTCCGGCAGTTCAAGGGCTCCGGCTCGGAGCGGCTCGAGGTGCGGGCGACATGCGACTCGCGCGGCACCGCGGTCACGCTGAAGGTCACCAACAAGGGGACGCGGCGGGTCGAGGTCGTGGTGGCGGACCAGTATTCGAGACGTTCGGCCAAGCTGACGCTGTCGCCGGGGGAGTCGGAGTCCGAGCGCCGGTCTTTGGCGCACACCAAGGGTTGGTACCACCTGGTCGTGACGATCCGCGGGGAGAGCGGCTTCCAGTACGGGTACGCCGGGCACGTCGAGAACGGCAAGGACAGCATCAGCGACCCGCGGATGGGCCGACTCGTCTAG
- a CDS encoding DinB family protein: protein MVFTSPVERATPDRLADERESLTQQLDLHRATLLRKLDGLDDEQLRRRPMPTSGLNLLGLVKHLAETEHGWFVRIYGGLPEPDLFPTDGEPDADFRIGPDEKVDELVGQYLRTCERARALVAAGGLDDVATTPSGARANLRAILVHLIQETARHNGHADFIREAIDGTTGH, encoded by the coding sequence ATGGTATTCACCTCGCCGGTGGAGCGGGCCACGCCGGATCGACTGGCTGACGAGCGCGAATCACTGACCCAGCAGCTCGACTTGCACCGCGCCACCCTGCTGCGCAAGCTGGATGGGCTCGACGACGAGCAACTGCGGCGGCGGCCAATGCCGACGTCGGGACTCAACCTGCTGGGGTTGGTGAAACATCTCGCCGAGACCGAGCATGGATGGTTCGTCAGGATCTACGGAGGTTTGCCCGAGCCAGATCTGTTCCCCACCGACGGCGAGCCGGACGCGGACTTCCGCATCGGGCCTGACGAGAAGGTCGACGAGCTGGTCGGGCAGTACCTCCGCACCTGCGAGCGAGCCCGTGCCCTCGTGGCCGCCGGCGGGCTCGACGACGTGGCCACGACGCCGTCGGGCGCGCGGGCCAACCTGCGGGCGATCCTGGTCCATCTGATCCAGGAAACCGCGCGGCACAACGGTCACGCCGACTTCATCCGAGAAGCGATCGACGGCACGACCGGGCATTGA
- the srmL gene encoding PheS-related mystery ligase SrmL, protein MSRYLSSDALARDLAIRDLSDPAQGQHALQVVVDSVTQALAQAWACDTQTGRESPVVSLDDNYELLGYANDAVTRDVRYTRYVDAQHVLRSHSTAMIPAALRALASKANPPHDVLLSYPGMCYRRDSVDWQHTGTPHQLDLWRIKHGTDAPITEADLEDQIARVVTAALPGAPWRTIPAVHPYTTHGREIYAEWNGVWVEIGECGLAAPHVLRKSGLDPDEWTGTAMGMGIDRLVMLRKGIPDIRLLRSTEPRIAGQMLDLSPYKAVSPLPPVRRDLSVVVGPDVEASDELLGDRVRDALGDDADVAETVEVLSETPYEQLPQAAQERLGIQPGQRNVLVRLVLRPVDRTLTDEHANVLRDRVYAALHEGANAEWTAVTA, encoded by the coding sequence ATGTCCCGCTATCTCTCTTCCGACGCGCTCGCACGCGACCTCGCCATCCGCGACCTCAGCGATCCGGCGCAGGGCCAGCACGCCCTGCAAGTCGTCGTTGACAGCGTCACGCAAGCGCTCGCCCAGGCCTGGGCGTGCGACACCCAGACCGGCCGCGAGTCGCCGGTCGTCAGCCTCGACGACAACTACGAGCTGCTCGGGTACGCCAACGACGCGGTGACGCGCGACGTTCGCTACACCAGGTACGTCGACGCGCAGCACGTCCTCCGCAGCCACTCCACCGCGATGATCCCCGCCGCACTCAGAGCCCTTGCCAGCAAGGCGAATCCACCGCACGACGTGCTGCTCTCCTATCCGGGCATGTGCTATCGCCGGGACTCGGTCGACTGGCAGCACACCGGTACGCCGCATCAGCTCGACCTGTGGCGCATCAAGCACGGCACCGACGCACCGATCACCGAGGCCGACCTGGAGGACCAGATCGCCCGTGTGGTCACCGCCGCGCTGCCCGGCGCGCCGTGGCGCACGATCCCCGCCGTCCACCCCTACACGACCCATGGCCGCGAGATCTACGCCGAGTGGAACGGGGTCTGGGTCGAGATCGGCGAGTGCGGGCTCGCGGCACCGCACGTTCTGCGCAAGAGCGGCCTCGACCCCGACGAATGGACCGGAACCGCCATGGGCATGGGAATCGACCGGCTCGTCATGCTCCGCAAGGGCATCCCCGACATCCGGCTGCTGCGGTCGACCGAGCCGCGCATCGCCGGGCAGATGCTCGATCTCTCGCCCTACAAGGCGGTCTCCCCGCTGCCACCGGTCCGGCGCGACCTGTCGGTCGTGGTCGGCCCGGACGTCGAAGCGAGCGACGAGCTCCTCGGCGACCGCGTCCGCGACGCGCTCGGCGACGACGCGGACGTCGCCGAAACCGTCGAGGTGCTGAGCGAAACGCCGTACGAGCAGCTCCCCCAAGCCGCACAAGAGAGGCTCGGCATCCAACCAGGCCAGCGCAATGTGCTCGTTCGCCTCGTGCTCAGGCCGGTCGACCGCACGCTCACCGACGAGCACGCGAACGTCCTCCGCGACCGCGTCTACGCCGCCCTCCACGAAGGCGCGAACGCCGAATGGACGGCGGTGACTGCCTAG
- a CDS encoding ADP-ribosylglycohydrolase family protein: MTTRPSFSTWTRAEHEAYRSRVRGCLLGGALGDALGAPVEFLSLSEIRSRHGPAGVVELTSGLVTDDTQMTLFTVEGMIRASLRWDRGVNHEPSQVRRSYLGWLATQERSSPPADVVGWLGRESWLYAQRAPGNACLSGLRSGRTGTLKDPVNPDSKGCGAVMRSAPFGLIAPRPYDSPERCFQYAIECAVLTHGHPTGYLAAGMFAAIIRCLVEGSSLAEAVDRARAILVTYEHHEETLKAVDAAVAAASAGTPSAEQVEQLGGGWIAEEALAIGLYCAMVYLEPMQFRDALLLAVNHSGDADSTGSIAGNLLGTLHGETALPPAWVFKLEGRGTILTLADDFALEQTQSAHLHGDYGPDTGWHWRF; this comes from the coding sequence ATGACGACACGACCTTCGTTCAGCACCTGGACCCGCGCCGAGCACGAGGCGTACCGGTCCCGCGTCCGCGGCTGCCTGCTGGGCGGCGCTCTCGGCGACGCCTTGGGCGCGCCGGTGGAGTTCTTATCCCTGTCTGAGATCCGGTCGCGGCACGGGCCAGCTGGCGTGGTCGAGCTGACCTCTGGGCTGGTGACGGACGACACGCAGATGACGCTGTTCACGGTCGAGGGGATGATCCGTGCCTCGCTCCGGTGGGACCGCGGCGTCAACCACGAGCCTTCACAGGTGCGCCGGTCGTACCTGGGCTGGCTGGCGACGCAGGAGCGGTCCTCGCCGCCCGCCGATGTCGTGGGGTGGCTGGGGCGGGAGTCGTGGCTGTACGCGCAGCGGGCTCCGGGGAACGCCTGCCTGTCCGGGCTGCGGAGTGGGCGAACGGGGACGTTGAAGGATCCGGTGAACCCGGACTCCAAGGGCTGCGGGGCGGTGATGCGTTCGGCGCCGTTCGGGCTGATCGCGCCGCGGCCGTACGACAGCCCGGAGCGGTGCTTCCAGTACGCGATCGAGTGCGCGGTGCTGACGCACGGGCATCCGACGGGCTATCTGGCCGCGGGGATGTTCGCGGCGATCATCCGGTGCCTGGTCGAGGGGTCGTCGCTGGCCGAGGCGGTGGATCGTGCTCGGGCGATCCTGGTGACGTATGAGCACCACGAGGAGACCTTGAAGGCGGTCGACGCCGCCGTGGCTGCTGCCTCGGCCGGTACTCCGTCGGCGGAGCAGGTCGAACAGCTCGGCGGCGGCTGGATCGCGGAGGAGGCGCTCGCGATCGGTCTGTACTGCGCGATGGTCTACCTCGAGCCGATGCAGTTCCGCGACGCACTGCTGCTGGCCGTCAACCACAGCGGGGACGCCGACTCGACCGGCTCGATCGCCGGCAACCTGCTCGGCACCCTGCACGGCGAGACCGCCCTCCCGCCAGCCTGGGTGTTCAAGCTGGAAGGCCGCGGCACGATCCTCACCCTGGCCGACGACTTCGCCCTCGAGCAGACCCAGTCCGCCCACCTGCACGGCGACTACGGCCCCGACACCGGCTGGCACTGGAGGTTCTGA